AAGAATATGCAGATATTATACGTAAAAATTCGTTGAGACGTGTTCTAATTCGAAAAGCAGAGCGTCTATCATTAGATAGTTTCAACCCTGAGACTAATGTCGAGGAATTAATTGCTGAAGCAGAAAAATCGATGATGGATATCGAAAAAGACCGTAGACGTGACGGATTTAAAACGATGAGAGATGTCGTTTACGATATTTTCACAGAAATCGATGAATACTCTAAACTCGATAACAAAGGTATTACAGGGATACCAACAGGTTATCGACAACTCGATAAAATGACGAGTGGTCTACAACCGAATGATCTAATCATTCTCGCAGCGCGTCCGTCGATGGGTAAAACAGCTTTTGCATTAAACATTGCAGAAAACGTAGGAATGTCTAGCACTAATAAAAATACAGTCGCAATATTCTCACTCGAAATGGGTGCAGAACAACTCGCGACACGTATGATTTCAAGTGTTGGACATATCGATTCATCGAGTTTAAGAAATAGACAGCTCAACCAAGAAGAATGGGACAACTTAGCACACGTTACTGGTAAATTATCAGATACAAATATTTTCATAGATGATACACCAGGTATACGTGTAAATGAGATTCGTTCAAAGTGTATTAAGCTAAAAGCACAACACGGTCTCGATTTAATTATTATCGACTACTTACAACTAATTCAAGGATCTAGTCGAAGAAATAGTGAAAATAGACAACAAGAAGTATCTGAAATTTCACGTATGTTAAAAGCTCTGGCACGTGAAATGGAATGTCCAGTCATTGCATTGTCTCAGCTCTCACGTAGTGTTGAATCTAGGCAAGATAAACGTCCGATGATGAGTGACTTACGTGAATCTGGATCGATTGAGCAAGATGCGGACATCGTTGCATTTTTATATCGTGATGATTATTACAATCGCGGTGAAGGTGAAGACGATGAAGGCGCACAAAGTACTCAAGATGAAATAGAAATCATCATTGCAAAACATCGTAACGGACCGACTGGAACAGTTAAATTAATGTTTAATAAACAACATAGTAACTTTATAGATCTTGCGGTTCAAGAATTTGAAGATGGATACATCCCACCGGGGAGCTAACATTAAAGCACTTCTAAACGTTTAGAAGTGCTTATTTTAATTGATTTTAGCCGTATTTAGTGATAAAGTATAATACGGTTAAATTAGACTTAATGGAGGCTTTTTTTATGTCTGGAACAGTAGTAGTCGGAACACAATGGGGAGACGAAGGTAAAGGTAAAATTACAGACTTTTTAGCTGAAGAAGCAAAAGTCATCGCTCGTTTCTCTGGAGGAAATAACGCGGGTCACACGATTCAATTTGGTGGAGAAACATACAAATTACATTTAGTACCGTCTGGAATTTTTGCAGATGATAAAATCGCATTAATCGGTAACGGTGTTGTAATTGATCCACTATCACTTATTAAAGAGCTCGACGGTTTAGAAGCACGTGGTATTAACGTTGATAACTTAAGAATTTCAAACCGTGCAAATGTCGTCCTACCCTACCATATCGCTCAAGATGAATTAGAAGAAGAAGCACGTGGTGACAATAAGATTGGTACGACAAAAAGAGGAATCGGACCATGTTACGTAGACAAAGTTCAACGTATTGGAATTCGTATGGCTGATTTAGTGAACGATGAAGTGTTTAAAAAACGCCTCAAAGAAAATATTGAATATAAAAACCATTATTTAAAATCACTCTTCAATCACGAAGGATTTGAATTTGAAGAAATTTATGACACATATAAAAAAGCAGCTGATCGCTTACGTCCATATGTATGTGACACAGCAAAAATTTTAGACGATTCATTTAAAGCAAATGAACGTGTATTATTTGAAGGTGCTCAAGGTGTTATGTTAGACATCGACCACGGTACATACCCATTCGTCACGTCATCAAATCCAATCGCAGGTAACGTAACAGTTGGTTGTGGTGTTGGACCGACATTCATTAAACATATTATCGGCGTATGTAAAGCATATACGTCACGTGTTGGAGATGGTCCATTCCCTACTGAGCTATTCGACGAAGATGGTCATCATATTCGTGAAATTGGTCGTGAATACGGTACGACAACAGGACGCCCAAGACGTGTCGGTTGGTTTGACTCAGTTGTAGTACGTCACTCACGCCGTGTAAGTGGGATTACAGACTTATCACTAAACTCAATTGACGTATTAAGTGGATTAGATACTGTTAAAATTTGTGTTGCTTATGAAATCGATGGAAAAGAAATTACAGAGTATCCTGCAACACTTGAAGAATTACAAAAAGCAAAACCAATCTATAAAGAATGTCCAGGTTGGAAAGAAGATATTACAGGAGTACGTCGTTTAGAAGATTTACCTGAGAACGCACTAAACTACTTAAAAGAAATCGAACGTCTATGTGGTGTTCAAATTTCAATATTCTCAGTAGGACCAGACAGAGAACAGACAAACCTACTCTCAGATTTATGGGAGTAATATTTAAAGGCTATCTCAAAACGAGATAGCCCTTTTCTTATTCATACCAAATTTTTCAATAAAAAATCTAATCAAAAGATTAATTAGAAAAAAACTTTTAAAAATATTCAAAAAAACCTTGCTTTAAATTACCACCATGCTATAATAAGTCTTGTGTTCAGATAACTGGCCCCTTGGTCAAGCGGTTAAGACACCGCCCTTTCACGGCGGTAACACGGGTTCGAGTCCCGTAGGGGTCATTTTTATTTTGTTTACTTATCTGAATTGGTCCCGTGGTGTAGCGGTTAACATGCCTGCCTGTCACGCAGGAGATCGCGGGTTCGATTCCCGTCGGGACCGTAAGTATCCTCTAGTGAAATATCGCTAGAGGATTTTTTATGGAATTTTATATTATTAGAATAGTCTGAAAAAATTATTATTACTATTGACAATTTATAGTTAAAATGATTAAGATGAAAGAAATTCAAAAAGAACGCGGACTTGCGTATCTATTTATCGCGCATGATTTATCGATGGTTAAATACATTTCAGATAGAATTGCAGTGATGTATAAAGGTAAGCTACTAGAAATTGGTGAAGCGGATGACTTATATCAAAATCCAGTTCATCCATACACGAAGTCCCTACTTTCGGCTGTACCACAGCCAGACCCTGAAAGTGAGAAAGAACGTCAACGTATTCCATATACACCGACAGAATACAGCGAATCCGACGAAGAAGATTTGATGCTGAGAGACCTCGGTAACGGTCATTTCGTTTACTGTACAACAAAAGAATTTGAAGCATGGTCAAAAGAGTATCCCACAGTTTAATACTGTGGGATTTTTCGTGGTATAATTTATAGTTATAGTATAATAATATGTACATAAATATTTTAGAAATAGAGATATATTATTTTCTCTAGAACGGGGGAAAACAATGCCAGCTAAAATAGTTGTAGTTGATGATGAAAAGCCAATCGCAGAGATTTTAGAATTTAACTTACAAAAAGAAGGTTACGAAGTTTTAATTGCGCACGAAGGTAACGAAGCCCTTGAACTAATATTGGAAGAAGTACCAGATCTTATTTTGCTCGATATTATGTTACCGGGTAAAGATGGTATGGATATTTGTAAAGAAGTACGTAAATATCATGATATGCCGATTATTATGTTAACAGCAAAAGATGACGAAATCGACAAAGTACTCGGTTTAGAACTTGGTGCGGATGATTACGTTACGAAGCCATTTTCAGCACGTGAATTAATTGCACGTGTTAAGGCAAACTTACGCCGTAAAACACCGTCAACTGAAGAGGCTAAAAAAGATGAAAACATCATCACAAATCGTGAGATTACGATTGATCTAGATGCATATCTTGTTAAAAAGAATGATGTTGAAGTCGAACTTACACAACGTGAATTTGAGTTATTAAAATATTTAGCACAGTATCCAGGGCAAGTGATGACACGTGAACATTTACTTGAAACAGTTTGGGGTTATGACTACTTCGGAGATGTACGTACTGTAGACGTAACAATCCGTCGTTTAAGAGAGAAAATTGAAACAGATTCTAGTCATCCAGAGTACATTTTAACACGCCGTGGTGTCGGATACTTTTTAAAAGGTGACGACTAAATGCTGAACTATTGGCGTCGAAACATTCAATCTCTTCAAGTTAAACTCGTCGTTATATACGTTTTATTAATCATTATCGGTATGCAAATTATCGGATTATATTTTACAAACGTATTAGAAAGAGATTTAACAGAAAACTTTAAAAGTAACATCGAGTCACAAATTGACTTAATCGAAACGCGTATCGTCGAGCTCGATAGCGAACATGAAAACAATCGTAATAAATTTCAGCAAGAAGTACAAAAAGTGATCGATGATTATGGTAATCGTTCAGATGTTAATGAAATTCGATACGTAAACTCCGATCAAATACTTCTTGCAACGAGCAAGATTTCTAACGAATCGACGTTAAACTCTCGAGTGAACATAAAAGAGTTAAACGAAGCGTTAGAAACCGGCACTCAAAATGATGATATATTCGTAAGTAAAGCGGATGATAACAAACGTATGTGGATTGTGAACTCTCCTGTTATTGCACACGATAAAGTAATTGGAAGTCTATACGTTGCATCAAACATCGAGAACGTATATTCGCAACTCGAAAAAATTAACAATACATTTATTATCGCAACTGCGATATCACTCATTATTACGACAGTGCTCGGTATATTTGTTGCACGTACGATTACAAAACCGATTATTAGTATGAGAAACCAAGCACTTCTCATGTCTGAGGGTAACTATACGTCTCGCGTACAAATATATAGTGATGATGAAATTGGTCAACTTGCTGAATCGTTCAATATCTTGTCTAAACGCGTTCAAGAAGCACAAGCGAATACTGAAAGTGAGAAGAACCGACTAGACTCTGTTATCACACATATGTCAGACGGTATTATTTCATCTGACAGACGCGGTGGAATACGTCTCGCAAACGACACAGCGTTATATATGTTAGATGTTAAGTACGAGGATATTTTAAATAAAAATATGATTACAGAACTCGGACTTGAAGACGAGCTCGAATTATCCGATATACTAGATGATCGTGATACGTCTCATTTAATATTTTTAGAATCTAAAGAAGGTAACCGCATCGTCCGTGTGAACTTTAGTGCTATCGTTAAAGATACTGGATTTGTCAGTGGATTTATCGCTGTAATGCATGACGTTACAGAACAAGAAGAATTCGAAAGAGAGCGTCGAGAATTCGTTGCGAACGTATCTCACGAGCTTCGTACCCCACTCACTTCGATGCATAGTTATATCGAAGCTTTAGAAGACGGTGCATGGCAAGATGACGAAATCGCGCCACGATTTTTAAAAGTTACACGTGAAGAAACAGAGCGTATGTCCCGACTCGTTGAAGACTTACTTCAACTTTCACGTATGGACAGTGAAGTCGAAGAAATCAATAAAGAAGTTGTGAACTTTAATATGTTCTTAGAAAATATTATCGAGCGATTCACAGTAACATTTAAAGATGAGGTTGTATTTACTAAAAATATACCGAACAAACCAATCTATTCTGAAATCGCAATAGATAAGATGATGCAAGTGCTTGATAACGTTATAACTAACGCTATAAAATATCAAACACGTACACCTAAAAAGGTTGAATTCCACTTACAAGAGAACACGTTATACAAACGCATGACGTTACGAATTAAAGACCACGGTCTCGGAATACCGGGTAAAAATGTCAATCAAATCTTCGATCGATTTTATAGAATCGATAAATCACGTACACGTCAAATGGGTGGTACCGGACTTGGACTCGCAATTTCTAAGGAGATTGTCGAAGCGCACGACGGTAAAATTTGGGCGACGAGTATTGAAGGTGAAGGCACGACAATTTTCATTAACTTACCTTGTTTAGATATTGAAGAGGATGAGTGGGATGAATAAAGAACACGTCAAAACAGTAGTGCTAACGTTACTCGTCATTATAAGTTGTATACTCACATATAAAAGCTGGAGTTATACTGCAGAATTCGAAACTATTGATACAACACTTTCACCGTCACCGATGGCCTCTCAAGGTGAGGATGTGACGTTTGGAGATGTGATACGAGCGTATCAAGTTGTCTATGCAACAGAACAAGAAGAAATTGGAACAGTCGATAAAGACGTAATTGCTGAAATTGGGAAGTTATTTAACGAAAAAGAGGTTCAATTTTTAAATCATCCAGAAAGCATTAATCAGTTAAAAGCAGATGCACTTATTGAAGGTAGCGAGATGCTTTTAATTGATTATTACTCAGAGATACCTGCACGTACATTTTTTACGATGTTAAAAAGTGACATCGATGAGAATTTTGTAGATTTTCAGTTTGATCGTGTGTTTTTAGAGTTGCACGACAATTACGTCGTTTTTAACTTTTTTAACAGTGAACGTACGATGTTTATACCGTATAGAATTGATGTTAGTAAAGATGAAGTTATACAGATTATCAATCGAAATAGCGACAAATTTACAGATTATTCGATGGTGATTACAAACGAAGCGACATCAAACAGACTGACAGCGATATACGGTCCAAAGTCGCCAGGTAAAAAGACTGTACACCAATTTATACCATCGACAATCAGTGTTTCTGCAATGAACGAAACACTGTTTACTCAATCAAATATAGAACAAAAGCAAACAAAAGATATTACAGTGTACGAAGCAGATACTGAAATCGCGACGTATACATCGAGTAATTAT
Above is a genomic segment from Nosocomiicoccus massiliensis containing:
- the dnaB gene encoding replicative DNA helicase, with the protein product MENNNHFPRQMPHSTDAEQALLGAVLINPEIMIDVETTLEIDDFYERAHQLIYSSMLEVNQANKKISPLLLMEHFKVKNIVNDVGGLSYLTNLFEMSPTSSNWEEYADIIRKNSLRRVLIRKAERLSLDSFNPETNVEELIAEAEKSMMDIEKDRRRDGFKTMRDVVYDIFTEIDEYSKLDNKGITGIPTGYRQLDKMTSGLQPNDLIILAARPSMGKTAFALNIAENVGMSSTNKNTVAIFSLEMGAEQLATRMISSVGHIDSSSLRNRQLNQEEWDNLAHVTGKLSDTNIFIDDTPGIRVNEIRSKCIKLKAQHGLDLIIIDYLQLIQGSSRRNSENRQQEVSEISRMLKALAREMECPVIALSQLSRSVESRQDKRPMMSDLRESGSIEQDADIVAFLYRDDYYNRGEGEDDEGAQSTQDEIEIIIAKHRNGPTGTVKLMFNKQHSNFIDLAVQEFEDGYIPPGS
- a CDS encoding adenylosuccinate synthase — encoded protein: MSGTVVVGTQWGDEGKGKITDFLAEEAKVIARFSGGNNAGHTIQFGGETYKLHLVPSGIFADDKIALIGNGVVIDPLSLIKELDGLEARGINVDNLRISNRANVVLPYHIAQDELEEEARGDNKIGTTKRGIGPCYVDKVQRIGIRMADLVNDEVFKKRLKENIEYKNHYLKSLFNHEGFEFEEIYDTYKKAADRLRPYVCDTAKILDDSFKANERVLFEGAQGVMLDIDHGTYPFVTSSNPIAGNVTVGCGVGPTFIKHIIGVCKAYTSRVGDGPFPTELFDEDGHHIREIGREYGTTTGRPRRVGWFDSVVVRHSRRVSGITDLSLNSIDVLSGLDTVKICVAYEIDGKEITEYPATLEELQKAKPIYKECPGWKEDITGVRRLEDLPENALNYLKEIERLCGVQISIFSVGPDREQTNLLSDLWE
- a CDS encoding ABC transporter ATP-binding protein, giving the protein MKEIQKERGLAYLFIAHDLSMVKYISDRIAVMYKGKLLEIGEADDLYQNPVHPYTKSLLSAVPQPDPESEKERQRIPYTPTEYSESDEEDLMLRDLGNGHFVYCTTKEFEAWSKEYPTV
- the yycF gene encoding response regulator YycF; its protein translation is MPAKIVVVDDEKPIAEILEFNLQKEGYEVLIAHEGNEALELILEEVPDLILLDIMLPGKDGMDICKEVRKYHDMPIIMLTAKDDEIDKVLGLELGADDYVTKPFSARELIARVKANLRRKTPSTEEAKKDENIITNREITIDLDAYLVKKNDVEVELTQREFELLKYLAQYPGQVMTREHLLETVWGYDYFGDVRTVDVTIRRLREKIETDSSHPEYILTRRGVGYFLKGDD
- the walK gene encoding cell wall metabolism sensor histidine kinase WalK; this translates as MLNYWRRNIQSLQVKLVVIYVLLIIIGMQIIGLYFTNVLERDLTENFKSNIESQIDLIETRIVELDSEHENNRNKFQQEVQKVIDDYGNRSDVNEIRYVNSDQILLATSKISNESTLNSRVNIKELNEALETGTQNDDIFVSKADDNKRMWIVNSPVIAHDKVIGSLYVASNIENVYSQLEKINNTFIIATAISLIITTVLGIFVARTITKPIISMRNQALLMSEGNYTSRVQIYSDDEIGQLAESFNILSKRVQEAQANTESEKNRLDSVITHMSDGIISSDRRGGIRLANDTALYMLDVKYEDILNKNMITELGLEDELELSDILDDRDTSHLIFLESKEGNRIVRVNFSAIVKDTGFVSGFIAVMHDVTEQEEFERERREFVANVSHELRTPLTSMHSYIEALEDGAWQDDEIAPRFLKVTREETERMSRLVEDLLQLSRMDSEVEEINKEVVNFNMFLENIIERFTVTFKDEVVFTKNIPNKPIYSEIAIDKMMQVLDNVITNAIKYQTRTPKKVEFHLQENTLYKRMTLRIKDHGLGIPGKNVNQIFDRFYRIDKSRTRQMGGTGLGLAISKEIVEAHDGKIWATSIEGEGTTIFINLPCLDIEEDEWDE
- a CDS encoding YycH family regulatory protein — translated: MNKEHVKTVVLTLLVIISCILTYKSWSYTAEFETIDTTLSPSPMASQGEDVTFGDVIRAYQVVYATEQEEIGTVDKDVIAEIGKLFNEKEVQFLNHPESINQLKADALIEGSEMLLIDYYSEIPARTFFTMLKSDIDENFVDFQFDRVFLELHDNYVVFNFFNSERTMFIPYRIDVSKDEVIQIINRNSDKFTDYSMVITNEATSNRLTAIYGPKSPGKKTVHQFIPSTISVSAMNETLFTQSNIEQKQTKDITVYEADTEIATYTSSNYQYTFMNLKGSDVNELSPYRSIEKSFIFLNGHMGLTSRYTLLEYDSDDNLVVYRPLINNYIVFSDEIMSEIYVKIGKTTITEYSRPMIQLNANIPSDLSVTLEDIEKVRYQIVLHEDYELSKVSKIIIAYDLKHNTDQSELNVVEYTPSWYILYDGEWIKYDIGEEA